Genomic window (Salvelinus fontinalis isolate EN_2023a chromosome 3, ASM2944872v1, whole genome shotgun sequence):
AGCAAGTTTGGTCAAGCACAGATTTCAAATACTTAGGTCTGATCCCATATGGCAAAAAGGGACCCATATTGGATTGAATATGAATAGCTTTGCGTTAACACTGGCAACCTAATTCTGATCATTCtcgtcttttgaccaatcagatatgCACAAGTACTTTGAGGTAGTATAGGAGTCGATTTGCGCAACCTGTCAACAGGTCCTTCCTTTATAACTGATGTCTCAGAGTTCCTATTGAAGGCAAAGTCCAAGTCTACACTTAGAAAAAATAAATTAGCATTTGAGTGACaagaattttttgttgttgcggaAATCGCTGCGCAACGTCGTGTTTACTGAAATGCTAAATGTGCCCAATCTCAGTTTGTGACCAAATAGAGAATAATTAAATGTACCATCTAACCCGCTGTGAAATCACTTTAAGAACCAAATATTTAacttcagctgtttgaagctggctTACAAACCAAAAAGTTGGAAAAAAAACTCAGGAATAGCgcacagaacagatctaccgcttagACATGCTTTGAACGAGTGACAAACCTACAACTATTTCTTTGCGAATTTGATTGGTCACCCAAAGTCACATATGTCCGCTTAAATTAATCCGGCCAAAGACATGTAATTCAGAGCATGATCCTCAATAAAGGTTGAAACATTTATTACCttaaaaacaatacaaaaacatcaAGTAATATTAAATATCCTTATATATAAATTGCATTTCAAATCTATAGACGAAGTTCAGTTATTGGGCCTGCCAAAAGCTGAGGCCTCACATTATCCAATCCTGTAATTTAGATCTTCTCAAACATTTCCAGCAATTTGCACCAACTCTTAATGGATTTCAACGCAATTCCCAAACATTTCTTGAGAAGCATATGTCATGTAGAGAAATCCATCGTCATCTTTGTGGTCCTTGTAGACTTGCGCCATGGTAAGAGACATGCTGGCCAGGCCACTATTATTGATGAGCAGGTAGAACGCTTGACTCTGCATCAGCGACATTCGATTTCTGAAACGATAACGTGCAGCAATTATTGACAAGTAATCAAATGTAGAAATTCTCATGCAGAAACGCAAGTCATTGAGTCATTTAAGAAAAGTGACAGTCGCGCGGCACTCGTGTCTGATTCAGATCAGGTGATTACCAAGTTTGAAATTACGCACGAGCTCAACCAAAAATTTAACACATGATGATTTAGGTCAATTTCAGTCATGATAATCCACGCTTAACAAGTTAAACATTCACAGCAAAACACATCAAGAGACAAACCTTATTATGGTGACAAACTGAGTCATGGAAAGTTCTTGGGGGACCAAGAATTTCGTTTTATCAAGAGGCGGCAAGTACTTCTCCCGTTGATACCTTTCAATTATAACCTGTGTGTGGTTGGAAAGGTCACTTTTAGAAGGTGCAAATTCAATGGAATTTCAGGGTAGAATAATGTTTTAGAAATAAGCGAACTTACAGGAATTTTAGTTGGAAACTTCGTTCGGATCCCCGCGACCTCCTGTTTTCTCGTGGCTGTTTGGGATGGAAAACGTGGTTGAGATTATAAAGCAAATCATAGCCTACCACATGCAAATTATTACATCAAATTAATCACCAAAGCTTTTTCTCTGCTTGAAGGACTTGGGGTGCTGTGGTTTCTCAAATGGCGGCATCATGTGGGCAAGTGACTCCTCTCTTCAATTCCTGCTGTCTGATCTAGGCTATAAGATTTGACCAAGTTGATCAGCCAACTGAAATTAAATAGTGTGGTTGCAGTGACGTATCACATGATTACCATGGGGCTGTGTCAGCACGCATCATATGGCTAATGAATTGACCGTGCATTAATGACTCGGAAGTGTGTAAAACCAATCCAAATGCTTAAGATCTAATAAAATACCTGAATGTAATGTTTCATTTAATAtatatttgaaaataacaatacATTTTGAATTAGTAAACATTATATATAGGTAATTTGGTAATTCAAATATCTTACACACAAATCATACATAGAGGCCTTATAATATTCTCACACTAAAGTACGCCCTATCATGTGTTGGCAATATTTAGTTTAATGTATTTTCTTGGATTTCAGGCCATTAAATTTAGTCAGGGGGTCGTGGATGATAGGCGTGTGAGTGTGCTATGTAAACAACTGGATGAATGGCTCTATGGAATGCATAGATAAATTAATGGAATTTGCTATAATATATGAAATATGGCTACCACAGATACACTTCTGTAGCATACATTATGACATTTCCAGTTTCAGATACAAACAACTAAAGAAAAAGACAGTAAAAGAGAACAGGCGCATTTTAGTGTGAAAAATGCAGCTCTTTCTTCTTTGAACTTCAAATTCCATCATGCGTAGGATACGGCAGTTGTCAACACCACGCGCATTTATGTCCGATTGGCTTATTCCAATGTGAATCGTTGAAATCGACCAATGGGTAAAGAAAACTCTGGATGTGGGTGGGAGCTCAGTGTGAACGTCACCAATTGACAGCTGGCTGCTCAGACATGAGTGTGCCTGCCCAGTAGAGAGAGCTGTAGGTAGCTATTTCCTTTCATATCACAGGGGCGGCTAAAGGAAAACCCATTCGTCTGAGCACGGTCGTGCCAGTTTGCGCGAACCGAATCCACACACCTGGCCTGGGCATGGACGAACAGGCAGGGCCCGGCGTATtctttaacaacaacaacaactcggGTTTGCCTGGCGCTGGCAAAGGACCGCATCAGCCTGGCGACGGCGACGGAGAGGCGGCCAGGGCTCATTACAACATTCCGGGGATATTGCACTTTCTGC
Coding sequences:
- the map1lc3c gene encoding microtubule-associated proteins 1A/1B light chain 3C, encoding MMPPFEKPQHPKSFKQRKSFATRKQEVAGIRTKFPTKIPVIIERYQREKYLPPLDKTKFLVPQELSMTQFVTIIRNRMSLMQSQAFYLLINNSGLASMSLTMAQVYKDHKDDDGFLYMTYASQEMFGNCVEIH